A window of Nicotiana tabacum cultivar K326 chromosome 24, ASM71507v2, whole genome shotgun sequence contains these coding sequences:
- the LOC142178271 gene encoding uncharacterized protein LOC142178271, with amino-acid sequence MEQVHEYDNFTGDVLNEGMEMYEIFQANVLLKKFPTSSSDYRNQLNHKKKNLTLQKLISHMRTEEANSNLVESGSTFVKDRFKGKQKKSQKKGYVKKQSYFNKPEGQIQKSKGPCYVCENICHKAFQCNQRQGQSSKQGGKTPPQANLTESGDMIVVVVVEANMVANKTYWILDTGASRHLCANKELFHDFEDSTDGECVYMGNSTTAGVMGKGKVFLKLTSEKTLALNNVLYVSSIHRNLVSGTLLNKAGLKLIFESNKIIISHGGDFIRKSYLNGGLFVLNIIQEITSNASTSNTAYIAESIDLWHDLADFKNTVSKGGKKYYITFADDFSRYTKHVFPLKYNVPTDLPNNTSTSISVNSHIVPSSSITANDHENALRRSKRCRIEASFGHDFITTFLTENIELDLLNYELVSTYLIEEDPKTYDEAMSKWIFKKKLRPDSTIEKYKVRLVIRDFNQKKGVDYFDTYSPVTKIATIRTLVALAAIHNLVIHQMDVKMAFLNGDLEEEIYMTQPEGFVIQGQENKVCKLRKFLYGLKHAPKQWYEKFNSILVDNGFVVNASYTCVYSKMI; translated from the exons ATGGAGCAGGTTCACGAGTATGATAATTTTACTGGTGATGTTTTGAACGAAGGCATGGAGATGTATGAGATTTTTCAAGCTAATGTTCTGCTtaaaaaatttccaacttcctCGAGTGATTACAGGAATCAACTGAACCACAAGAAGAAAAACTTAACTCTTCAAAAATTGATCAGTCACATGAGGACTGAGGAAGCAAACT CTAACCTTGTGGAATCTGGTAGTACTTTTGTGAAAGACAGGTTTAAAGGTAAACAGAAGAAAAGCCAGAAGAAAGGATATGTAAAGAAGCAGAGTTACTTCAATAAACCTGAGGGCCAAATCCAAAAGTCGAAAGGACCTTGCTATGTTTGTGAAAATATTTGTCACAAGGCTTTCCAGTGCAACCAAAGACAAGGACAAAGCTCAAAGCAGGGAGGAAAAACTCCACCCCAAGCTAACCTTACTGAAAGTGGTGATATGATTGTTGTTGTGGTCGTTGAGGCAAATATGGTGGCTAACAAGACTTATTGGATACTGGACACAGGCGCTTCAAGGCACCTCTGTGCCAACAAGGAATTGTTTCATGACTTTGAGGATTCTACTGATGGCGAGTGTGTTTACATGGGTAACTCCACTACCGCAGGAGTTATGGGTAAAGGAAAAGTTTTTCTTAAGTTAACTTCTGAAAAAACTTTAGCCTTGAACAATGTTCTGTACGTTTCCTCCATTCATAGAAACTTAGTTTCTGGTACACTTCTCAATAAAGCAGGCCTTAAACTTATTTTTGAAtctaataaaattattatttctcATGGAGGAGACTTTATTAGGAAGAGTTACCTCAATGGAGGTTTATTTGTACTGAACATTATTCAAGAGATTACTAGTAATGCAAGTACTTCTAATACTGCTTATATTGCTGAGTCTATTGATTTGTGGCATG ACTTAGCTGATTTTAAGAACACGGTTAGTAAGGGTGGGAAGAAATACTACATCACTTTTGCAGATGACTTTTCGAGATACACTAAG CATGTTTTTCCATTGAAATATAATGTTCCCACTGATTTGCCTAATAATACTTCTACATCTATATCTGTTAATTCTCATATTGTGCCTTCTTCTAGTATTACTGCTAATGATCATGAAAATGCACTTAGAAGGAGTAAGAGATGTAGAATTGAAGCTAGCTTTGGTCATGACTTTATCACTACTTTTTTGACTGAAAATATTGAGCTTGAtcttttgaattatgaattaGTGTCTACTTATTTAATAGAAGAAGACCCTAAGACTTATGATGAAGCAATGAG CAAATGGATATTTAAGAAGAAATTGAGACCTGATAGTACAATTGAGAAATATAAGGTTAGACTTGTTATTAGGGAttttaaccaaaagaaaggcgTTGACTACTTTGATACTTATTCTCCCGTAACTAAAATAGCAACTATTAGAACTCTTGTTGCCTTAGCCGCTATTCATAATTTAGtgatacatcaaatggatgttaaaatgGCTTTTTTAAATGGTGATTTAGAGGAAGAGATCTATATGActcaacctgagggttttgtgatCCAAGGACAGGAGAATAAAGTATGCAAATTGAGAAAGTTTCTATATGGTCTTAAACATGCACCTAAGCAATGGTATGAAAAATTTAATAGCATACTAGTAGATAATGGGTTTGTTGTTAATGCATCTTATACTTGTGTTTATTCCAAGATGATATGA